In Acidobacteriota bacterium, the genomic stretch GCGGTCGTAGAAGAACTCCTGCCACTGTCTCACCATGCCCAGATATCCGTTATTGATTACAGCGATATTCAGGTCAAGTTCCTCCTGCGCTGCTGTGGCCAGTTCCGCCATTGTCATTTGGAATCCGCCGTCCCCTGCGACGACCCAAACTTCGGAGTCGGGGCGTGCGAACTTCGCGCCGATGGCTGCCGGTAATGCGAATCCCATTGTGCCGAGTCCGCCGGAAGTAATCAGTGAACGCGGCCGTTCGTGCTTATAATACTGGGCTTCCCACATCTGGTGCTGGCCTACATCCGTGACCACGATGGAATTGCCATCGGTCTCGCGCCACAGATCATGAATGACATGCGCGGCATAGAGATGACCATTATCGGGCAGCCTCTGAATATCGCGGACCGCAGAGTCTCCCTTGAGCCCATCCAGGTAATCGAGCCAGCTGTGCCGATCGGCGCGTGCTAAATCGGGAATGATTCGGGTAAGAACCTGGCGCAAGTCACCGAGCAGAGGGACGTCCACGCGAACATTCTTGTTGACCTCCGCCGGATCGATCTCAACGTGAATCTTCTTAGCCTTCGGCGCGTATGTTTTGAGCGTGCCGGTTACGCGGTCATCGAAGCGCATGCCAAAGGCGAGGAGCAAATCCGCTTCCTGGATGGCGTGGTTTACCCATGCCTCTCCATGCATGCCCATCATTCCGAGATTGAGAGGATGCGAGGCAGGAAAGCCTCCGATACCGAGCAGCGTCATGGCAACCGGGATCGAGGCGCGCTCAGCGAACTCGCGGAGTTCGTCCATTGCGTTCGACAGCAGAACTCCGTGACCGGCGAGAATCACCGGACGCTTGGCTGCATTGATCATTGCAATCGCGGCGGCATGCTGATCAGAATCGAAGTTCTGTTTGCCCTCTGTTATTGGCAGGGGAGTGTAGGTGGAGCGGTCGAACTCGCAGGAAGACTGCTGCGCGTCCTTAGTGATATCCACCAGCACCGGACCGGGACGCCCACTGCGGGCCAGATGAAAAGCCGCACGCAGTGTAGGCGCGATATCTTCTGCTCGCTTGACGAGATAGTTATGTTTGGTGATCGGCAGAGTGATGCCAGTGATATCGGTTTCTTGAAATGCATCGGTGCCAAGGAATTTGCTGCCTACCTGCCCGGTGATGCAAACGATCGGCGAGGAATCCATCATGGCAGTAGCGATTCCAGTCACCATATTGGTGGCGCCGGGACCGGATGTCGCTATTGCAACACCCACGTCGCCTCCAGCTCGCGCATATCCGTCTGCCATATGGGTAGCGCCTTGCTCGTGGCGAACGAGAACGTGGTGAATTTCCGGGTACCCACAAAGCGCGTCGTATGCAGGAAGGATCGCGCCGCCGGGATAGCCAAAGACGTGCTTCACTCCTTCTCCGATCAAGCACTCCCACAGGATTTGCGCACCGGTTCTCATGGTTTCTTCACTTCCTCCGCCTAAATCGTGACCGCGCCGCGCGAGGCCGACGATACCTGGTTTGCGTACTTCGCCATAACCCCAGTTCCATATCGGGGCTGAGGCGGCTTCCAGGATGCGAGCCGCTGTTTCAATTCCGAATTGGAAACATCCACGCGCAACTCGCGCTTCTTCAGATCGAATACGATCACATCGCCTTCACGCACTGCGGCTATGGGTCCGCCATTCATAGCTTCGGGAGCGACATGGCCAGCCATCAGCCCATGAGTGGCGCCGGAGAATCGTCCATCGGTGAGTAACGCGACCGAATCGCCGAGCCCTGCCCCCACAAGTGCTGCGGTAACGGCGAGCATCTCGCGCATACCCGGACCGCCCTTCGGTCCTTCGTAGCGAATCACGATTACATCGCCCGTCTTGATCCGGCCGCTCTGCACAGCAGCGAACGCCAGCTCTTCGCTGTCGAAGACGCGTGCTGGTCCTGCGTGATGTTGAAAATCGTGACCTGCGACTTTCAGCACACAGCCTTCCGGGGCGAGATTCCCTTTCAGAATCACGAGCCCGCCAGTCGGTTTGAGCGGATTGTCTGCGGGACGCACTACTTCCTGGTCGGGGGTTTCGACCGCGTTCTTCGCCTCTTCTCCGATCGACTTGCCTGTAACCGTTAGCGCGTCGGAATGTAGCAGGCCGGCTGCCGCCAGCCGTTGAGCGACAAGCAGAGTTCCTCCTGCTTCAAACAGATCAGTAGCTACGAACCTGCCACCTGGCTTGAGGTCTGCAATAAGTGGAACGCGAGAACTGATGCGTTCAAAGTCATCGATTACAAACGGAACATCTGAGGTATGGGCAATCGCGAGCAGGTGAAGAACAGCATTCGTGGAGCCGCCGGTGGCTGCAACGCTGGCGACGGCGTTCTCGAAGGCTGCGCGGGTAAGAATCTGCTTCGGCAGACGTTGCCCGGCCACGAGTTCCATAACGAGACAGCCTATTGCCTCCGCCTGGCGCATCTTCGATGGATGAGTCGCGGGAACGCCTCCGCTCCCCATCGCTGCGATTCCAAGAAACTCGCAGACCATGGCCATCGTGTTTGCGGTGAATTGACCGCCACACGCGCCGGCGCCAGGACAAGCCTTGTCCTCGATTTCCTTCAGATCCGAATCCGCCAGCTTGCCGCGGCTGTGAGCGCCGACCGCCTCAAAGACATCCTGAATGGTGACGTTCTTGCCGCGAAAAGATCCTGGAGCGATGGAACCACCATACAGAACGACTGATGGAAGATTCAGTCTCGCGACCGCCATTACCGCGCCCGGAATGGTCTTGTCGCAGCCGACCAGGACCACGAGGCCGTCGAAGTGATTCCCGCGCGCTACCAGTTCAATCGAGTCGGCGATAACCTCACGGCTCACAAGAGAGGTACGCATGCCCTCTGCGCCCATGGTGATACCGTCGGAGATGGAGACGGTATTGAACTCCATCGGAGTCCCGCCGGCTTCACGTACCCCGCGCTTAACCCCAGCGGCAAGCTCACGCAGATGATAGTTGCACGGACCAATTTCCGTCCAGGTATTCGCAACGCCAATAATGGGACGACGAAGGTCTTCGTCTGTGAATCCCACTGCCTTGAGCATGGCGCGCGCAGGAGCCCGGCTTGGTCCTTCGGTAATCGCCGCGCTGTTTCGTTTCCCCTGGTTCATTACAAAACCTCGAACTCTCCCTAAAACACTTGAGGCCATCATCCGCTGAATGATGGCCTCGAACTCTGTTGCTTCTTCAGGCCATCATCCTGTTGCCATAAGCAAAAGGAGGAGTGTAAGCAGAGAAATTCGAACGACAGTAAGCACAGACAAAACCTCACTTCCACGGAACCCTAAACCATTTGTGCTTACGCTGAAATTCATGGAGACATCTACCCGCTCAATGGATTGGAACTATAAATGTCGCTTATGAAGAAGTCAACAATATAAGCGGAACCTCCTGCCCGAGCTGCTCATCGACTTTCCTGATGCGCACTATCTGAAGTTTCGATTGGAACCCAGAACCGGCTGCCTATACACCTGAACAGTAAGCTAGGGCGCAGTGTCCCCTGTGAAATTTCTGATAAGGCGGCAGATGTGCAGCAAGGCTTGTACGATCCCCGGTTTGAACACGACTCCTGCGGTGCAGGTTTCATTACGCGAGTCTCCGCCGTGCCCTCCTTCGAAGTGCTCCAGATGGGATTGGAAGCTCTCTCGCGTCTAGCGCATCGAGGCGCGATTGCAGCCGATGGACGGAGTGGAGACGGAGCCGGCATTACCGCATGCCTGCCGCAAGAATTGTTTAGGGCGTTTCTACGCGAATGCGGTTTGCGAATCGGCGGTACTCAACCCCTTGCTGCGGGAATGATCTTTGCCAATCTGGACGAACTTGCCGTTAGCGACGAGATTCTCCGTTCCGCTTTGGAACAGGAGCAACTGAGTTTGCTCTGCTGGCGTGACGTGCCGGTCAATGAAGAAGCGCTTGGAGCGACCGCGCTCGCTTCTATGCCTGTCATCCGACAGGCCCTGATCACTCCGCTGGTTGCGATGCAGATTAACGAGCTGGAAGCCCGGTTATATCGTGCGCGCAAGATATTCGAACGAGCAAACCTAAATTCCTACATCGCCTCACTGTCGGCTAAGACGATTGTCTACAAGGCACTCTGTACGGGAGCCCACCTACGCGAGTTCTATCTCGACCTACAGGATGCTAATTTTGAGACCGCCTTCGTAGTTTTCCATCAGCGTTACGCGACCAATACACATCCTTCGTGGTGGCTGGCGCAGCCATTTCGCCTGCTCGCTCACAACGGAGAGATCAATACTATCGGCGCCAATCGCACTTGGATGAAGGCGCGCGAAAATCAACTTCCACCGCACTGCCTGCCGATGCTGCGGGAAGGCGGCTCGGATTCCTGTCACTTGGACGAAACTGCCGAAATGTTAGTGCGAGGCGGACGCGACGTGCTGCACAGCATCGCGATGCTGGTTGTGCCTGCATGGCAGGCCCATCCTGCGTTTCAGGATCTCGCTGGCTTCTATCGCGAGCATGCTTCGATGATGGAACCATGGGATGGTCCTGCAGCCTTGGCGTTTACCGACGGTCGCTATGTTGGCGCCGCCCTTGATCGGAATGGCCTTCGTCCGATGCGCTACGCCATCACGAATGACAATGTGGTCGTTGCTGGATCAGAAGTCGGTCTGTTTGACTTGGACGATCAATGCGTCTGCGTGAAAGGCCGTCTTGGTCCGGGGCAGATGCTGGCAATTGATCTGGAAGAGCACTCGGTTCTCGAAGCGGAGGGAATCAAGCAGCATCTTCTGAAGCAAAGCCCAAAGCGGAACTCACGGTTGTTGAGTGTGCCGGCGGTCTCAGCACGGATTGAGCCGATTGCGAACGAGCGCTTGCAATCCTTATTCGGCTTTACGCGCGAAGATCTCAAGCTGGTCATCAGCCCCATGGCGCGCGAGGGTAAAGAAGCGGTCTGGTCTATGGGCGACGACACGCCGATTTCTGCTCTCGCGCGTGTTCCCAGATCGTCTTATAGCTACTTTCGACAGCGGTTCGCACAAGTCACTAACCCGCCGATTGATCCATTGCGGGAAGACCTGATGATGTCTCTTCGCACCCTGCTAGGCCGCAGGCCATCGTGCTGCGACGATGATGAATCAGTTGCGACGCTGTTGAACTTTGCCTCGCCGGTGCTTAGTGAGTCTGAACTTCAGGGCATTCGCGTTCAGCCGCTCGTCAAGGCCACTGAGCTGCAATGCACGTCCCCGGCGCTCGCCAGTTTGGAGCAGTCCCTCGACGAACTTTGCCGTAAGGCAGAGCGTGCGGTGGCGGAAGGCACTGAATTACTCATTCTGTCTGATCGGAATGCAAGTCCGGGAGATCTGCCGATTCCGATGGCGCTTGCTGTCGGTGCCGTGCACCATTGCCTGATTAAGGCCAGCCTACGCATGAGTTGCGACTTGGTTGCTGACAGCGGCGATGTTTGGGACGTTCATCACGCGGCCGTGCTGATCGGTTATGGCGCCGGAGCGATGTGTCCATGGCTGGCGCTTCGGAGCTGCGAGTCTCCGCAGAAATTGCTGGAAGCGTTAGCCAACGGCTTGAAGAAGGTGATGTCCAAATTGGGCATTTCCGATGTAGCGAGTTATCGCGGTGGACAGTTCTTTCAAACCATCGGTTTCGATGAGCGGATCGCGCAAAAATGCTTCACAGGCACTCCGAACCTGCTGGGCAAGATCAGTTTCGAGACAATTCAGCAGGAGCTTATCCGCCGCGCTCAGCTAGACGACAGGCACGAGGCCGAACTCAACATCCTGCAGGATTACGGCTCAATCCGGTATCGCAAATCCGACCACGCCGACCAGCACGGATGGGCTCCGCCAGTCGTGCGCGCGATGCAGACCGCCGTAGGCGTAGCTCGCGGCAAATCGGAACTTACGTCAAGCGAAACCGCGTGGAACGGCTTCCTGAATCAGACTGATTCGCTTAAGCCCCACAATCTTCGCGATCTGCTCGAGTTCGCTCCTGGGACTACTCCGATGTCGATTGAGGAGATCGAACCAGCAGCTAAAATCGCGCGCCGCTTCGTCACGAGCGCGATGTCTCTGGGTTCGATCAGTCCCGAAGCGCATCGCACTTTGTCTCAGGCAATGAACCTGCTCGGAGGCAAGTCAAATACGGGCGAAGGCGGGGAGGATCCGGAGATTTATCGCATCCAGCCCGACGCGAACAACAAGGTCAAGCAAGTGGCATCAGGCCGCTTTGGAGTCACCGCCGAGTACCTGGTGCAGGCTGAAGAACTGGAGATCAAGATCGCCCAAGGTTCGAAGCCCGGAGAAGGGGGACAGCTTCCTGCCGCCAAGGTGACTGAACTCATCGCCCGATTGCGCCATGCACAACTGGGAATGTCGTTGATCAGCCCTCCCCCACATCACGACATTTACAGCATCGAGGACCTGGCCCAGCTGATTCACGACCTGAAGCAAGTGAATCCCAAGGCTCGCGTCGGCGTGAAGCTGGTGTCTGAAGCGGGCATCGGAACTGTAGCTTCCGGCGTTGCTAAGGCCTATGCCGATTACATAGTGGTTTCAGGACATGCCGGAGGAACTGGCGCATCACCGCTGAGCAGCATCAAGCACGCAGGCGCGCCCTGGGAACTCGGACTGGCCGAGACGCAGCAGACGCTGATGCTCAATGGACTGCGCAGTCGCGTCCGTTTGCGAGTCGATGGTGGCTTGCGCACGGCGCACGATGTTGTAGTCGCCGCTCTCCTTGGAGCAGAGGAGTTCGCTTTTGGCACTGCAGCCTTGGTGGCAATCGGATGCGACATGGCGCGCCAGTGTCATCTTGATACTTGTCCGGCCGGGATTGCCACGCAGCGACCTGAACTGCGCGCCAAATTCCGCGGCAAGCCGGAGCATGTGGTCGCCTACTTCATGCGCCTTGCTGAAGACGTGCGGCGACTGCTCGCGGAGCTCGGCCTGCGCTCTATTTCCGAAGCGGTCGGCAGGTGCGACCTGCTGCAACAGGTCTCGACTGACGGGAGGCTCGATCTCTCGCGGTTGCTCTTCCGGAGCGAGGGCGATGCGCCCCGGTGCATGACGCCTCGAAATGACCGTCCGTCCGATCACGAGCCGTTCGGACTAGGTCTGAGCGCCGAGATCGCCGCCACTGTTCGCCGTGGCCAAAGCTTTGATCGCGAATTCCAGATTGGGAATCAGAACCGCTCAGCCGGTACTGCGATTGCCGGAGAGCTGATGCGTCAGTTCGGCGCGCGAGGGCTAAACAGCAGCGAAGTTCGTCTCTTATTCCGAGGTGCCGCTGGTCAGTCCTTCGGCGCGTTTTGCGTTGAGGGAATGGAACTCACACTTGAAGGCGAGGCAAACGATTACGTTGGCAAAGGGCTTTCCGGTGGCGCAATCATTCTTAAGCCTCGGGGAGCGGCGGTGACCGCCTCCAACGAGAACGTGATCCTCGGCAACGTGGCTCTGTACGGCGCTACCTCTGGACGCCTATTCGCCGCAGGACGTGCGGGAGAGCGTTTTGGGGTTCGGAACTCCGGTGCCGTCGCAGTCGTGGAAGGACTCGGAGACCACGGCTGCGAATACATGACCGGCGGCTGCGTCGTCGTGCTTGGCGACATCGGATGCAATTTCGCCGCTGGAATGACAGGCGGAAAGGCCTATATCTTCGACCCCGCGAATCTCACAGAAACTCGGGTGAACACGGAGTCGGTCGAAGTAGGCATTCCCTCCTACCAGCAGCTTCATCAATTGGAGATGCTGGTGCGTGTCCA encodes the following:
- the ilvB gene encoding biosynthetic-type acetolactate synthase large subunit, with product MRTGAQILWECLIGEGVKHVFGYPGGAILPAYDALCGYPEIHHVLVRHEQGATHMADGYARAGGDVGVAIATSGPGATNMVTGIATAMMDSSPIVCITGQVGSKFLGTDAFQETDITGITLPITKHNYLVKRAEDIAPTLRAAFHLARSGRPGPVLVDITKDAQQSSCEFDRSTYTPLPITEGKQNFDSDQHAAAIAMINAAKRPVILAGHGVLLSNAMDELREFAERASIPVAMTLLGIGGFPASHPLNLGMMGMHGEAWVNHAIQEADLLLAFGMRFDDRVTGTLKTYAPKAKKIHVEIDPAEVNKNVRVDVPLLGDLRQVLTRIIPDLARADRHSWLDYLDGLKGDSAVRDIQRLPDNGHLYAAHVIHDLWRETDGNSIVVTDVGQHQMWEAQYYKHERPRSLITSGGLGTMGFALPAAIGAKFARPDSEVWVVAGDGGFQMTMAELATAAQEELDLNIAVINNGYLGMVRQWQEFFYDRRYSATPLLSPDFAKLAEAFGLLGLTARNREQVGPMIREARKRRGTALINFMVEQEDSVFPMVPSGAALHQMIRRPSPLVETAASEA
- the ilvD gene encoding dihydroxy-acid dehydratase, yielding MNQGKRNSAAITEGPSRAPARAMLKAVGFTDEDLRRPIIGVANTWTEIGPCNYHLRELAAGVKRGVREAGGTPMEFNTVSISDGITMGAEGMRTSLVSREVIADSIELVARGNHFDGLVVLVGCDKTIPGAVMAVARLNLPSVVLYGGSIAPGSFRGKNVTIQDVFEAVGAHSRGKLADSDLKEIEDKACPGAGACGGQFTANTMAMVCEFLGIAAMGSGGVPATHPSKMRQAEAIGCLVMELVAGQRLPKQILTRAAFENAVASVAATGGSTNAVLHLLAIAHTSDVPFVIDDFERISSRVPLIADLKPGGRFVATDLFEAGGTLLVAQRLAAAGLLHSDALTVTGKSIGEEAKNAVETPDQEVVRPADNPLKPTGGLVILKGNLAPEGCVLKVAGHDFQHHAGPARVFDSEELAFAAVQSGRIKTGDVIVIRYEGPKGGPGMREMLAVTAALVGAGLGDSVALLTDGRFSGATHGLMAGHVAPEAMNGGPIAAVREGDVIVFDLKKRELRVDVSNSELKQRLASWKPPQPRYGTGVMAKYANQVSSASRGAVTI
- a CDS encoding glutamate synthase large subunit, yielding MSDKAADVQQGLYDPRFEHDSCGAGFITRVSAVPSFEVLQMGLEALSRLAHRGAIAADGRSGDGAGITACLPQELFRAFLRECGLRIGGTQPLAAGMIFANLDELAVSDEILRSALEQEQLSLLCWRDVPVNEEALGATALASMPVIRQALITPLVAMQINELEARLYRARKIFERANLNSYIASLSAKTIVYKALCTGAHLREFYLDLQDANFETAFVVFHQRYATNTHPSWWLAQPFRLLAHNGEINTIGANRTWMKARENQLPPHCLPMLREGGSDSCHLDETAEMLVRGGRDVLHSIAMLVVPAWQAHPAFQDLAGFYREHASMMEPWDGPAALAFTDGRYVGAALDRNGLRPMRYAITNDNVVVAGSEVGLFDLDDQCVCVKGRLGPGQMLAIDLEEHSVLEAEGIKQHLLKQSPKRNSRLLSVPAVSARIEPIANERLQSLFGFTREDLKLVISPMAREGKEAVWSMGDDTPISALARVPRSSYSYFRQRFAQVTNPPIDPLREDLMMSLRTLLGRRPSCCDDDESVATLLNFASPVLSESELQGIRVQPLVKATELQCTSPALASLEQSLDELCRKAERAVAEGTELLILSDRNASPGDLPIPMALAVGAVHHCLIKASLRMSCDLVADSGDVWDVHHAAVLIGYGAGAMCPWLALRSCESPQKLLEALANGLKKVMSKLGISDVASYRGGQFFQTIGFDERIAQKCFTGTPNLLGKISFETIQQELIRRAQLDDRHEAELNILQDYGSIRYRKSDHADQHGWAPPVVRAMQTAVGVARGKSELTSSETAWNGFLNQTDSLKPHNLRDLLEFAPGTTPMSIEEIEPAAKIARRFVTSAMSLGSISPEAHRTLSQAMNLLGGKSNTGEGGEDPEIYRIQPDANNKVKQVASGRFGVTAEYLVQAEELEIKIAQGSKPGEGGQLPAAKVTELIARLRHAQLGMSLISPPPHHDIYSIEDLAQLIHDLKQVNPKARVGVKLVSEAGIGTVASGVAKAYADYIVVSGHAGGTGASPLSSIKHAGAPWELGLAETQQTLMLNGLRSRVRLRVDGGLRTAHDVVVAALLGAEEFAFGTAALVAIGCDMARQCHLDTCPAGIATQRPELRAKFRGKPEHVVAYFMRLAEDVRRLLAELGLRSISEAVGRCDLLQQVSTDGRLDLSRLLFRSEGDAPRCMTPRNDRPSDHEPFGLGLSAEIAATVRRGQSFDREFQIGNQNRSAGTAIAGELMRQFGARGLNSSEVRLLFRGAAGQSFGAFCVEGMELTLEGEANDYVGKGLSGGAIILKPRGAAVTASNENVILGNVALYGATSGRLFAAGRAGERFGVRNSGAVAVVEGLGDHGCEYMTGGCVVVLGDIGCNFAAGMTGGKAYIFDPANLTETRVNTESVEVGIPSYQQLHQLEMLVRVHALLTESAWAQQLLATWLECSRLFRFIAPRQTAKAAWIAPNVLAIPELGPPAFPQA